A portion of the Thunnus maccoyii chromosome 20, fThuMac1.1, whole genome shotgun sequence genome contains these proteins:
- the LOC121887177 gene encoding vesicular glutamate transporter 1-like — MEIRPDRFKAVAAKTLGKIYGALEKKQENGETIELSAEGRPELVEEKEMPVVDCTCFGLPRRYIIAILSGIGFCISFGIRCNLGVAIVSMVNSHTIYRDNKEVIVKAQFDWDPETVGMIHGSFFWGYIVTQIPGGFICQKFAANRVFGFAIVATSCLNMLIPSAARMHFGCVIIVRIFQGLVEGVSYPACHGIWAKWAPPLERSRLATTAFCGSYAGAVIAMPLAGILVQYSGWSSVFYVYGTFGVMWYCFWILVSYESPAAHPTITDEERKYIEESIGESAQHTVTKFNTPWRAFFTSMPVYAIIVANFCRSWTFYLLLISQPAYFEEVFGFEISKVGIVSALPHLVMTIIVPIGGQLADYLRSNHIMTTTNVRKLMNCGGFGMEATLLLVVGFSHTKGVAITFLVLAVGFSGFAISGFNVNHLDIAPRYASILMGISNGVGTLSGMVCPLIVGAMTKHKTREEWQGVFLIASLVHYGGVIFYGLFASGEKQAWAEPEQLSDEKCGILDEDELANETEELYRTSGGGGYGATNQGADPNGGGGMGGGWVSDWDKTEEYVQPAGTNNYLYGGEEDRELT, encoded by the exons AGCTCTTGAGAAGAAGCAGGAAAATGGTGAGACCATTGAGCTGTCGGCGGAGGGCCGGCCGGAGCttgtggaggagaaggagatgCCCGTGGTTGACTGTACGTGCTTCGGTCTGCCCAGGCGCTACATCATCGCCATCCTCTCTGGCATTGGCTTCTGCATCTCCTTCGGCATCCGATGTAACCTTGGCGTGGCCATCGTCAGCATGGTCAACAGCCACACCATCTACAGAGACAATAAGGAGGTCATAGTG AAAGCTCAGTTTGACTGGGATCCAGAGACAGTGGGAATGATCCACGGGTCTTTCTTCTGGGGATACATCGTAACCCAAATCCCCGGAGGGTTCATCTGTCAAAAGTTTGCAGCAAACAG AGTGTTTGGCTTTGCTATAGTGGCCACGTCTTGCCTGAATATGCTCATCCCCTCAGCAGCACGGATGCATTTCGGTTGTGTTATCATTGTCAGGATTTTTCAAGGGCTTGTGGAG GGGGTTTCATACCCAGCATGTCATGGTATTTGGGCAAAATGGGCGCCACCTCTTGAAAGAAGTCGCCTGGCCACAACAGCCTTTTGTG GCTCATATGCTGGTGCTGTGATTGCCATGCCTTTAGCTGGAATCCTAGTCCAGTACTCAGGATGGTCATCTGTCTTCTACGTCTACG GAACTTTTGGAGTGATGTGGTACTGCTTTTGGATCCTGGTGTCTTATGAAAGTCCAGCAGCCCACCCCACCATCACTGACGAGGAGAGGAAATATATTGAGGAAAGCATTGGCGAGTCGGCCCAGCACACAGTAACG AAATTCAACACACCATGGAGGGCCTTCTTTACATCCATGCCTGTGTACGCCATCATCGTGGCTAACTTCTGCAGAAGCTGGACTTTCTACTTGCTTCTCATCAGCCAGCCTGCATACTTTGAAGAAGTGTTTGGGTTCGAGATTAGCAAG GTTGGCATAGTTTCTGCACTTCCCCACCTTGTCATGACAATTATTGTGCCCATCGGTGGTCAGCTTGCCGACTATCTGCGCTCCAACCATATAATGACCACCACTAATGTCAGGAAACTTATGAACTGTGGAG GGTTTGGGATGGAGGCAACCCTACTGCTGGTGGTGGGCTTCTCGCACACAAAAGGTGTTGCCATTACATTCCTGGTCCTGGCTGTGGGTTTCTCTGGCTTTGCAATTTCAG GTTTCAATGTCAACCACCTGGACATTGCACCACGCTATGCTAGTATCCTGATGGGTATCTCCAACGGTGTGGGCACTTTGTCTGGGATGGTTTGCCCGCTTATAGTTGGTGCTATGACAAAGCATAAG ACGCGGGAGGAGTGGCAGGGTGTGTTTCTAATCGCGTCGCTTGTTCATTATGGAGGTGTTATATTCTATG GCCTCTTTGCATCTGGAGAAAAGCAGGCCTGGGCCGAGCCGGAGCAGCTGAGCGACGAGAAATGTGGCATCCTGGATGAGGATGAGCTTGCAAACGAGACAGAGGAGCTGTATCGCACGAGTGGTGGGGGAGGCTATGGAGCCACGAACCAGGGAGCAGATCCCAACGGAGGCGGAGGCATGGGAGGAGGTTGGGTCTCGGACTGGGACAAAACTGAGGAGTACGTGCAACCGGCTGGAACCAATAACTACCTttatggaggagaggaggaccgggagttaacataa